From Streptomyces zhihengii, the proteins below share one genomic window:
- a CDS encoding DUF6191 domain-containing protein — MEFAVFMTLPGLVILLVAIAFGDQVLRATGRGRRRGQLSATGFEQLHATFSPGKQSELKERQSALLLRDDEEDGAPPNRSTVDLGSGRAVIRLP, encoded by the coding sequence ATGGAATTCGCTGTCTTCATGACGCTCCCGGGTCTGGTGATCCTTCTGGTGGCGATCGCCTTCGGCGACCAGGTGCTGCGCGCGACGGGCCGCGGACGCCGGCGCGGGCAGTTGTCCGCGACCGGGTTCGAGCAGTTGCACGCGACGTTCTCGCCGGGCAAGCAGAGCGAGCTCAAGGAACGGCAGAGCGCCCTGCTGCTGCGCGACGACGAGGAGGACGGCGCCCCGCCGAACCGGTCCACGGTGGACCTGGGCAGCGGACGCGCGGTGATCCGTCTCCCCTGA
- a CDS encoding S9 family peptidase: protein MEGMNAADTTPGMPGMPDWEKRFRAPRVSLPDWAEDAPDRALFVSNATGTYELYAWDRATGSQRQVTDRPNGTTEGVLAPDGEAVWWFSDTDGDEFGIWMRQPFAGGADVPAVPGLAASYPAGLAIGRDGTAVVGRSTDEDGTTIHVVRPGQAPAEVYRHRESAGVGDLSHDGTLFAIEHTEHGDAMHSALRVLRPDGSVVAELDDTEGGTKELGLEVLGFPPVDGDTRLLVGHQRRGRWEPMIWDVASGEETALAVDLPGDVGAEWYPDGSALLVVHSFEARGELWHYDLASRELTRIETPAGSVSDATARPDHSIEYLWSSAAEPPQVRSTHGGAVLDPPGMKAPASVPVEDVWVEGPGGRVHALVQRPAGADGPLPTVFEIHGGPAWHDSDSFTAGPAAWVDHGYAVVRVNYRGSTGYGREWTDALKHRVGLIELEDIAAVREWAVASGLADPARLVLAGGSWGGYLTLLGLGVQPDAWALGLAAVPVADYVTAYHDEMEALKALDRTLLGGTPEEVPERFAASSPLTYVDAVRAPVYISAGVNDPRCPIRQVENYVDRLVARGAVHEVYRYDAGHGSLVVEERIKQVRMEIAFAERHLAGAGIRPEADAQPAGAA from the coding sequence ATGGAGGGCATGAACGCCGCAGACACCACACCCGGCATGCCCGGCATGCCCGACTGGGAGAAGCGCTTCCGGGCGCCCCGTGTCTCCCTCCCCGACTGGGCCGAGGACGCCCCGGACCGGGCCCTCTTCGTGTCCAACGCCACCGGCACGTACGAGCTGTACGCCTGGGACCGGGCCACCGGCTCCCAGCGCCAGGTCACGGACCGGCCGAACGGCACCACCGAGGGCGTCCTCGCGCCCGACGGCGAGGCCGTCTGGTGGTTCTCGGACACCGACGGGGACGAGTTCGGGATCTGGATGCGGCAGCCGTTCGCCGGCGGGGCCGACGTGCCCGCCGTCCCGGGCCTGGCCGCCTCCTACCCGGCCGGTCTCGCGATAGGGCGGGACGGCACCGCGGTCGTCGGCAGATCGACCGACGAGGACGGCACGACGATCCATGTCGTCCGCCCCGGGCAGGCCCCCGCGGAGGTCTACCGGCACCGGGAGTCCGCCGGCGTCGGGGACCTCTCCCACGACGGGACGCTGTTCGCGATCGAGCACACCGAGCACGGGGACGCGATGCACTCCGCGCTGCGCGTCCTGCGCCCGGACGGCTCGGTGGTGGCCGAGCTCGACGACACGGAGGGCGGCACGAAGGAGCTGGGCCTGGAGGTCCTCGGCTTCCCGCCGGTCGACGGGGACACCCGGCTCCTCGTCGGGCACCAGCGGCGCGGCCGCTGGGAGCCGATGATCTGGGACGTGGCGAGCGGCGAGGAGACCGCGCTCGCGGTGGACCTGCCCGGTGACGTGGGCGCCGAGTGGTACCCGGACGGCTCCGCGCTCCTGGTGGTCCACAGCTTCGAGGCACGCGGCGAGCTGTGGCACTACGACCTCGCCTCCCGGGAGCTGACGCGGATCGAGACCCCCGCCGGTTCGGTGTCGGACGCGACCGCGCGCCCCGACCACTCCATCGAGTACCTGTGGTCGTCCGCCGCCGAGCCGCCGCAGGTCCGCTCGACGCACGGCGGCGCCGTCCTCGACCCCCCGGGCATGAAGGCGCCCGCCTCCGTCCCCGTCGAGGACGTATGGGTGGAGGGCCCCGGCGGCCGGGTCCACGCCCTGGTGCAGCGGCCGGCGGGGGCGGACGGCCCGCTCCCGACGGTGTTCGAGATCCACGGCGGCCCGGCCTGGCACGACAGCGACTCCTTCACCGCCGGCCCCGCCGCCTGGGTGGACCACGGCTACGCGGTCGTGCGGGTCAACTACCGCGGCTCGACCGGGTACGGGCGCGAGTGGACGGACGCCCTCAAGCACCGTGTGGGCCTGATCGAGCTGGAGGACATCGCCGCGGTACGGGAGTGGGCGGTCGCCTCCGGTCTCGCCGACCCGGCGCGCCTGGTGCTGGCGGGCGGCTCCTGGGGCGGCTATCTGACGCTGCTCGGGCTCGGTGTCCAGCCGGACGCCTGGGCGCTCGGCCTGGCCGCCGTGCCGGTCGCCGACTACGTCACCGCCTACCACGACGAGATGGAGGCCCTGAAGGCCCTGGACCGCACGCTCCTGGGCGGAACCCCGGAGGAGGTGCCCGAGCGTTTCGCGGCGTCCTCCCCGCTCACCTACGTCGACGCGGTCCGCGCCCCCGTCTACATCTCCGCCGGGGTCAACGACCCGAGATGCCCGATCCGCCAGGTCGAGAACTACGTCGACCGTCTGGTGGCCCGCGGCGCCGTCCACGAGGTGTACCGGTACGACGCGGGCCACGGCTCGCTCGTGGTGGAGGAGCGCATCAAGCAGGTGCGAATGGAGATCGCCTTCGCGGAACGGCACCTGGCGGGCGCCGGCATACGCCCGGAGGCGGACGCCCAGCCGGCCGGCGCCGCGTAA
- a CDS encoding SURF1 family protein, protein MYRFLLTPRWWGINVFVLLAIPFCVFMGSWQLGRFEDRVDSHREAEQRPGAEEQAAAPLGELLPVDKETSGRQATASGRYGEQFIVPERRLDGKPGSYVLTLLRTESGKTLPVVRGWLPQGGTAPAVPAGAVTVTGALQASETPGTDGAHTAGGLPAGQLGIISAASLVNLVPDDMYDAWVTLTKADSGLTAVPASAPQNSGLDLKAFQNLGYTGEWFVFAGFVLFMWFRLVRREAEAVRDRELGLTPDMS, encoded by the coding sequence GTGTACCGATTCCTGCTGACGCCCCGCTGGTGGGGGATCAACGTCTTCGTCCTGCTGGCGATCCCGTTCTGCGTGTTCATGGGGTCGTGGCAGCTGGGCAGGTTCGAGGACCGGGTCGACAGTCACCGGGAGGCGGAACAGCGCCCCGGCGCCGAGGAGCAGGCGGCGGCGCCGCTCGGTGAGCTGCTGCCGGTGGACAAGGAGACGTCGGGCCGGCAGGCCACGGCATCCGGCCGCTACGGCGAGCAGTTCATCGTCCCCGAGCGCCGGCTGGACGGGAAGCCCGGGTCGTACGTGCTGACCCTCCTGCGGACGGAGAGCGGCAAGACGCTCCCCGTGGTCCGCGGCTGGCTCCCCCAGGGCGGCACCGCGCCGGCGGTCCCCGCGGGCGCGGTGACGGTCACGGGGGCGCTCCAGGCGTCGGAGACGCCCGGCACCGACGGCGCCCACACCGCCGGAGGTCTGCCCGCCGGACAGCTCGGGATCATCAGCGCCGCCTCGCTGGTGAACCTCGTGCCCGACGACATGTACGACGCGTGGGTCACCCTCACGAAGGCGGACAGCGGGCTGACGGCGGTCCCGGCGTCGGCCCCGCAGAACAGCGGTCTGGATCTGAAGGCGTTCCAGAATCTCGGCTACACCGGAGAGTGGTTCGTCTTCGCCGGGTTCGTGCTGTTCATGTGGTTCCGCCTGGTGCGGCGCGAGGCGGAGGCGGTACGGGACCGGGAGCTCGGGCTCACCCCCGACATGTCCTGA
- a CDS encoding SigE family RNA polymerase sigma factor, with amino-acid sequence MPVIAPVPASRTTRLPAQRQGTDDVMAAGTTVDHLTETYRAHYRSLLGLAALLLDDTASCEDVVQEAFIRVHSARSRVREPEKTLAYLRQTVVNLSRSALRRRILGLKLLSKPMPDMASAEEGAYDQLERDALIKAMRGLQRRQREVLVLRYFADMTEAQVAETLGISLGSVKAYGSRGIAALRVAMEATV; translated from the coding sequence ATGCCGGTGATCGCACCCGTCCCCGCGTCACGGACCACGCGGCTGCCCGCACAGCGGCAGGGCACTGACGACGTCATGGCAGCCGGCACCACCGTCGACCACCTCACCGAGACCTACCGCGCCCACTACCGGTCGCTGCTCGGTCTCGCCGCCCTCCTCCTGGACGACACCGCCTCCTGCGAGGACGTGGTCCAGGAGGCGTTCATCCGGGTCCACTCCGCGCGCAGCCGCGTACGGGAGCCGGAGAAGACCCTCGCCTACCTCCGCCAGACGGTGGTCAACCTCTCCAGGTCGGCCCTGCGGCGGCGGATCCTCGGCCTCAAGCTGCTCTCCAAGCCGATGCCCGACATGGCGAGCGCCGAGGAGGGCGCCTACGACCAGTTGGAGCGTGACGCGCTGATCAAGGCGATGCGCGGCCTCCAGCGGCGGCAGCGCGAGGTCCTGGTCCTGCGGTACTTCGCCGACATGACCGAGGCCCAGGTGGCCGAGACGCTGGGCATATCGCTCGGCTCGGTGAAGGCGTACGGTTCGCGGGGCATTGCCGCACTGCGCGTCGCGATGGAGGCCACGGTATGA
- a CDS encoding aspartate-semialdehyde dehydrogenase, giving the protein MSVRPARGTSKPTLAVVGATGAVGAVMLRLLSQHADVWGEIRLVASPRSAGRKLAVRGEECEVLALGEDVFDGVDVALFLVPAEVSARWAPLAVTRGAVVVDSSPAFRADPEVPLTVPEINPHTVRLRPRGIVASPHDTTLTLVPAVGALHAEFGLRELVVSSYQAASGAGRDAVGALRAQLSLVAGTELGVAPGDVRRAVGDGLGPFEAPLALNVVPWTGTPLDGGWSSEELGLRSETRKILGLPGLKVSATCVRVPVLTAHSLAVHARFEREVTVARAHEILATAPGVVLCDDPEAGDFPTPADVVGTDPTWVGRVRRAPDDATALDLFLCGDNLLKGAALNSVQIAETVAAELGC; this is encoded by the coding sequence ATGAGCGTGCGCCCCGCGCGGGGGACGTCCAAGCCGACGCTCGCGGTCGTGGGAGCGACCGGGGCCGTCGGCGCGGTGATGCTCCGGCTCCTGTCGCAGCACGCCGACGTCTGGGGCGAGATCCGACTCGTCGCCTCCCCCCGCTCGGCCGGCCGCAAACTGGCCGTGCGCGGGGAGGAGTGCGAGGTCCTGGCGCTCGGCGAGGACGTCTTCGACGGCGTCGACGTGGCGCTGTTCCTGGTGCCGGCCGAGGTCTCCGCACGCTGGGCGCCCCTCGCCGTCACCCGTGGCGCCGTGGTCGTGGACAGCTCCCCGGCCTTCCGGGCGGATCCCGAGGTGCCGCTGACCGTCCCCGAGATCAATCCGCACACCGTGCGGCTGCGGCCGCGCGGCATCGTCGCGAGCCCCCACGACACCACGCTGACGCTGGTGCCCGCCGTGGGCGCCCTGCACGCGGAGTTCGGGCTGCGCGAACTGGTGGTCTCCTCGTACCAGGCGGCCAGCGGGGCCGGCCGGGACGCGGTCGGCGCGCTGCGCGCCCAGCTCTCCCTCGTCGCCGGCACCGAACTGGGCGTGGCGCCCGGGGACGTGCGCCGGGCCGTCGGGGACGGCCTCGGGCCGTTCGAGGCCCCGCTCGCCCTCAACGTCGTCCCGTGGACCGGCACGCCGCTCGACGGCGGCTGGTCGTCGGAGGAACTGGGGCTGCGCTCCGAGACCCGCAAGATCCTCGGCCTGCCCGGGCTCAAGGTGTCGGCGACCTGTGTGCGCGTCCCCGTGCTGACGGCCCACTCCCTGGCCGTCCACGCGCGCTTCGAGCGCGAGGTCACCGTGGCACGCGCCCACGAGATCCTCGCGACCGCCCCGGGGGTCGTGCTCTGCGACGATCCGGAGGCGGGCGACTTCCCCACGCCCGCGGACGTGGTGGGCACCGATCCCACCTGGGTCGGACGGGTGCGGCGCGCCCCGGACGACGCCACCGCCCTCGACCTCTTCCTCTGCGGCGACAACCTGCTCAAGGGCGCGGCGCTGAACTCGGTCCAGATCGCGGAGACGGTCGCGGCCGAGCTCGGCTGCTGA
- a CDS encoding aspartate kinase, translated as MGLVVQKYGGSSVADAEGIKRVAKRIVDAKKNGHQVVVVVSAMGDTTDELIDLAEQVSPIPAGREFDMLLTAGERISMALLAMAIKNLGHEAQSFTGSQAGVITDSVHNKARIIDVTPGRIRTALDEGNIAIVAGFQGVSQDKKDITTLGRGGSDTTAVALAAALDAEVCEIYTDVDGVFTADPRVVKKAKKIDWISSEDMLELAASGSKVLLHRCVEYARRYNIPIHVRSSFSGLQGTWVSNEPRGDQKVEHAIISGVAHDVSEAKVTVVGVPDKPGEAAAIFRTIADAEINIDMVVQNVSAATTALTDISFTLPKTDGAKAMSALEKQKAAIGFDSLRYDDQIGKISLVGAGMKTNPGVTASFFEALSDAGVNIELISTSEIRISVVTRADDVNEAVRAVHTAFGLDSDSDEAVVYGGTGR; from the coding sequence GTGGGCCTTGTCGTGCAGAAGTACGGAGGCTCCTCCGTCGCCGATGCCGAGGGCATCAAGCGTGTCGCCAAGCGAATCGTCGATGCCAAGAAGAACGGCCACCAGGTGGTCGTCGTGGTTTCGGCGATGGGCGACACGACGGATGAGCTGATCGATCTCGCCGAGCAGGTATCCCCGATCCCTGCCGGGCGTGAGTTCGACATGCTGCTGACCGCAGGAGAGCGGATCTCCATGGCCCTGCTGGCCATGGCGATCAAAAACCTGGGCCACGAGGCCCAGTCGTTCACCGGCAGCCAGGCAGGCGTCATCACCGACTCGGTGCACAACAAAGCGCGCATCATCGATGTGACGCCGGGCCGGATCCGTACGGCGCTCGACGAGGGCAACATCGCCATCGTCGCCGGCTTCCAGGGTGTGTCCCAGGACAAGAAGGACATCACCACGCTCGGCCGCGGCGGGTCGGACACGACCGCCGTCGCGCTGGCGGCGGCGCTGGACGCCGAGGTCTGCGAGATCTACACCGACGTCGACGGCGTCTTCACCGCCGACCCCCGGGTCGTGAAGAAGGCGAAGAAGATCGACTGGATCTCCTCCGAGGACATGCTGGAGCTCGCCGCGTCCGGCTCCAAGGTGCTGCTGCACCGGTGCGTCGAGTACGCACGCCGTTACAACATCCCGATCCACGTCCGGTCCTCGTTCTCGGGGCTCCAGGGCACATGGGTCAGCAACGAACCGCGAGGGGATCAGAAGGTGGAGCACGCCATCATCTCCGGAGTCGCCCACGACGTCTCCGAGGCCAAGGTCACGGTCGTCGGCGTGCCGGACAAGCCGGGCGAGGCCGCGGCCATCTTCCGCACCATCGCCGATGCCGAGATCAACATCGACATGGTCGTGCAGAACGTCTCGGCGGCCACCACCGCCCTGACCGACATCTCCTTCACGCTGCCCAAGACGGACGGCGCCAAGGCGATGTCCGCCCTGGAGAAGCAGAAGGCGGCCATCGGCTTCGACTCGCTGCGCTACGACGACCAGATCGGCAAGATCTCCCTGGTCGGCGCGGGCATGAAGACCAACCCGGGTGTGACGGCGTCCTTCTTCGAGGCGCTCTCCGACGCCGGCGTGAACATCGAGCTGATCTCCACCTCCGAGATCCGTATCTCCGTGGTCACCCGGGCCGACGACGTCAACGAGGCGGTGCGCGCCGTGCACACCGCGTTCGGCCTCGACTCCGACTCCGACGAGGCGGTCGTCTACGGCGGCACCGGGCGATGA